Genomic DNA from Coffea arabica cultivar ET-39 chromosome 7e, Coffea Arabica ET-39 HiFi, whole genome shotgun sequence:
GGAGGGTTATATGAAAAATGTGCTAAACTACAAAGTACATAAGGGTAGGCACGTCAAAGGTAGGGTCTGAGTTGGATTCCTTTGATCCAGATCCAAACCTATTTAATTTAGTTAGACCCAGATCCAAATCCAGATCCAAACCCTTTTGGGTTTGAAAAAGTAAGTTCATACCCAAACCCTTATGGATTTGGGTATCTAATGGGTATCCATTGATATTTTCTGAACATACTAAattaaaaatgtaattaaaatatatagagttcataaataatataaataccatccaatttttgttttcaaataataaaattaacattcaacaacttgaatgcaatattgtgaactcaaaaaaagaattattattgactacttttatatattttcaaagATTCAATTGCATCCATATccaatatttcatttgtttgcatttatcttttcttattttcttgaaaaagtttgtacCAATTACAATGACAACTAAaagattattttttaaaaaagaaaaacaaccatAACATATATAAATGTTTAGTCttattaaagaaataaaattttgtacATCTTTTCTTATTTAAACCTCAATGTTGGTAAATGTCTCACAATCCAGCACTAAAATAGTGAATGAAATAAAAGTCATTTGACTAAGGACCGATggcaaataaataatagaataagaaaatttataagcacttactcatttttttgattcaattcaATCATCAATAATCATTAATATTTCAACCATATCTAGAAGCAATTTGGCACGAGTTTCATCAATCACCTAATTATCAACAGTAAATACAAATTCTGATGCCATAAAATCTTACTGTATTCGATCTAATAGccataaaatattatattattttataaatttactaatatatattatttaattaaatatacatGACTCTGGGTAAAATCTGGTATGGATTTGGATTTGATTATGGATTCTAGAAAATCAGACCCTACCTAAACCCACGACTCTCTCACAGGGTCTGGATTTGGGTAGGGTctgaatttgagaaattaaatccaaaccgTACCCAAAAATATTGGGTTTAGGTTGGATCTGTGTAAGATCCGACCCATTGACATGCCTACATAAGGGTAAACAAGTTTGAATtccccattttttaataaataatttttttcatatacaatGATACAGTAATACATAAACAAAACAACTTAAAAAATACCACattcatacaatatatcaaaaagaattccaaatatacaaaaaaaatctaCACCATCTTTTTCTCTAAAAGATCACCACTACCAACCATCCCCTTCTTCCTCCTATTTcatctccctccctccctctatTTCCTCTCATCTCTTCTTCCTCCTTCCCCTTTTCTACCACACCCATCGAGACTAGATAGGAGGAGGAGAGGAGAGAGGCGGGGTGTTGCGtgaaaggagaagggaggagaggagggaaagaaaaaggaaggaggGGAAAGAGATAAAGGCGGAAGAGAGAGGAGGGGGTGGCGGTGATGGTGGGAGTATTGTTAATTTTTAGAATATaccttaaaaatttttaaacttttaaaaTACCTCAAAATATATCTCAAAAATACCTCCAAAAcatttataataaaaatttttcatatacattgttataataaaatatttcaaaagcactcttaaaaatagctaatccaaatggAGCTATAATTTACCTTTTCGTTTTGTCCTTTGAGGTAATTAGTAGAACTTGATGAAAGATGCTCCTCCAAGAGTCtgattatttctttccaaaaaaaaaaaagagagagtctGACTATTAGTATCTTAATACTAATAGTCAAAACTTGGTTTAATcgtttatattaatattaatatatatgtatGGGTATAAAAATGTGCAAAGGACATGTACATTTATAGGGTAAGTGCCCCTTAATCATCCTGCGCTTTCCTACTAAGCCACAGGGGGAAATCACATAAGTAAAGAGATATACATAAGACAAGGAAGGTAAATCTGCATATTTCATAGCTTGCTTCAATAATCATAAAACACCTGCCCCAAAATCCATTTCGGCCTTTTCCGCGAGAAAGGAAAATCCAAATAGTCTGCACCACAAATCTTTTTAAGGCGAGACGTGTACTAAAATGGGTTGGCTGTTGGAAAAAATTAAATCGCAAGACGCCTGCAAATTAGATGAGATCAAGACCTCAGTAACAACAATCGATAGCCCCTTGGTTTTTATTTGGCAATTATCGGATGACATCGAGTCCTCAGTAACCACACCCGATAGCCTATTGTTTAATCAGATGACATAGGTAATAAATACTTCAGTTCGACACCCGGTGGCATGGGACTGGGACTGGGACTGGCAGAGTTGCATCCATAAATTCAAGAATTGAGGAAAGCAGAACCTTGTTGGCTGCTTGTTATCATCTCTGGACCCATGTCTGAACAGCTCCCTCTTCCAGTTGCTGACCCTTCCTCTCAACTTCCTCCCCAACAACCACAACCAATTCTGCTACCACTACCGCCGGCAAACAACACACTTGAGCCCGCAGCTCAGTCGTccaacagtaatttttttttttttttttttttttggttttttagttttttttttttttcatgtggGATAATGTAGCCTTGTTCTTGAGATGGTTTATTTGGGGCAAACAGAAGTGTAAAATTAAAATGCAACCTGAAAACAGTCAGGGTGCtggggaaaagggaagaaagaaaaaaagatctGAACTGTTTCTGACCTTGACTGGTTTTTCTCTGCAAAATGATGATTTGTTGGAGGTTTTGCATTTCGGCTCCTTCATAATGGCAATGATAAACAGCAGttcctttaaaaatttttttttgtcggctatattaagtgataagtgggGTTTTTCCTTTATCGTCCACTTGGAGGGAAACCTCAAAATATTGAAGCTTGATGTCCATTAGTGTTTCCTTATggaaatttgattaattttgttCTCTTTGCCAGGTATCGTATGTTGTAATATGTGTACTTATCTTGAAGAGCTATAAGCTTTTTTTGAATCTTTAGAATGCTAGACCATGCTACATGAAGATCTTGGATTTCgaaaatttgttgaaattaaCCTTCAGTCAAGGCTTATTAGGAAAGCAAGACAAGCTTACTAGGAAGCATTTGCGGGTGAAGTTAAGATTATCCgaattttccaaataatttttaacttttgtTGGAGAGTTGTATGCAATGCTTGCCCCTGATTAATTCAGCGTGCTTTCCTCAATGGTTTAATGCAAAGTatgatattttttaataattaattcattATTTCCATCAGTTGAGTTTGAGATTGACCTGTTGTGTATCTTGCTGAATTAAGCCTTCTTTTCTGATGCTCGAGATTTAATTTGAATATTTTGGTTATGATAAAACTTGGCTTATGGGTTAATGCCAGACTACCTTCACGATTAAGTATTAAAGCAAAATATAAGTTAATGATGGATCTTATTTGAGCAACTTTATAATGgtgtatttttttattttgaatattgtaGGTGGTGCAGAGCGGCTCATGTATAAAAACCGACTGCAAGAATACACACAAAAGTCTTCCTTACAGCTCCCTGTTTATACAACTATTAACGAAGGAGTTCAACATGCACCAAGGTTTAGAGCTACAGTTTTAGTAGATGGAATGTATTATTCACCTCAAGGAAATTATCCAACTCGAAAGAGTGCAGAACAAGAAGCTGCTAAGATTGCTCTTGAAAATATTCAGCAAAAGATGAGGGATGATGGGTGTCCAATCATTCGTGAGGTGTGTTTTAGCATCCCTTGTACATTATTTCTCTATCATTTAGTTTAGGAATATTGATTAAAGCATGATGTCTTAGCCAATGAGTTATTTCCTGCTCATCTTGCATGAACTATCATGCAACTGTTACAAGTATAAAACGATTGATCAATTTCCACTAAAGCTCTAATAGTGACATAAGAGAATTTGATCTAGTCCAGCTGTTGTCTTGTCTATTTTCGTCATAGATACCTTAAAAAAGTGCAACTCTAATCTGTACAAGCTGGCCATTACCACAAGCTGTCAAAAGCATAGGATGCAACATTTCGTAGTCTCACGAGCCTGGGGCCTGGTTTGTTATAAAAGATATATGCCAGCTTCCTAAGTATTAAAGGCCTCTGTTAGCATACGATGTGCTCCATATTTTGTTTCAAGGAAATTTGACATCACCAGTTCTGCGTTGCTTAAGAAGATCTTATTTTAATGTGATTGTTACCGCTCCTCTGCCCAACCATCTTGCTCTATCCATTTATTTTAAACTGTTGGCCTCTTGGGATGgagcaaaaaatatttttgcagtAAATTCAGGACGTTCTACATTTGTTAAGTTAATGATTGAAGCAAATCCTGATTCATTTGATTTTTATGAAGGGTAAACAACAAAGAAGCCCCCTGTGATAAACTTAATATACAGAAAAGCCCCCGgtgatttcaaaacatacaaaacgacacctcatgttttgaactaaattgtaaaggtgaccgAATCTGTTAAACTTAACGTGGACGGacgaaatgacaaaaatgccctGATATAACTAAGCAAAAGACGGCTCAACAAAAttatttgtttcattttctaGAGAGAGAGAATTGGGGGCTAAAaggtagaataggtatatttgttaaaaattaggtataaaattttttttttaggttccaataagtcatttccgttaatTTTAACGGATTCCATCACCTTTACAAATTGGTTCAAAGCATGAGGTGTTGTTTTGTACATTTTGAAACTACGAGGGggcttttctgtatattaggtTTACCACAAGGGGCTTTTTTGTTATTTACCGTTTTATGAATGATATTGAGCTTACCATTTCAGATATCCTTTTAAATGTGCTTGTGTTAGTTGACTTACCTTGGAAGATGAGCAGATCATGCTTTTTTCTGGATTTAATCTGTAGGGGATTTTAGTTTGTCACGTACTGGAGATTATTCATGTACATTGTTTAGTCGAGTAAAATTATTAGCTTTTTTGGGATATTTCATGGTTTTTGAAAATCCTTAGAAGAAAGCAATAATGATGGCATGACTCATATTTATGGTGTAGTAAGAGAATTCTCTTGAATTTATTCATGAGCTGATACACATTTGGTTTCATCATATATTTCTTGCTAAGTCAATGTGTTAATTAGTGCTTGCAGAGTTTTTGCCTTGCTTAAATTCCCGAAGCATGTCTCATCTACACATTTGATCTAATGGTTGTTGTGATGGATGTAACCTGGCCTTCTTTTGTTGGTTGAAAGAATAAACAAATGATGTCCAATATATTTGAATTCTTTTTGTTGTGAATGATCTAGTATATTGCTCATGATGTCAGTTTGATTgctttccctctttctttttttcaggATACAACTTTTTGCAAGTCCATCCTGAATGAGTATGCTGTTAAGATGCATCTAGAGAAACCAGCGTATAATACAATTCAACCAGGAGGCTTGATTCCAGTTTTTGTATCTACATTAGTTTTCAATGGTGTTAGTTATACTGGAGATAAAGGTAGAAACAAGAAAGAGGCTGAACAATTGGCAGCACGAGCCATCATTCTTTCAATTTTAGGTACTTCTTTACTTTTGTCTGAAATTATAAATTCTTCTGGTAATGTGTTTCTTACGCACATTGTTTGACTTCTTGGCCTATTCAGACTCTGCAGATTCTGCATCTGCCACAGTGATGTCTGAGATAATCAAATCGAAGTCCAAGCTTTATGCAGCAGTAAACAAAATTAGGGATGCTAACAGCATTCACAGTGCAGTGAACTCTGTAAACGCATGGGAGGACCCTGGTGTCCTGTTGAGTAAAGGAAAAGTTGCTCAAGTTGGTAAAACTGCTGCCAGCTTTCCTAGCTTGGCTGAATCTGCCAAGACACATGCCACACATGTACCGTTTCATCCATTCaaaaagccaaaacttgaaacCAGCACTGAGGTAGTTGCTCCTCCCATTGTATTTGTACCTCCAGTGTTAGGACAGCCTCTGCATTCTTCAACTTCTGGGGTAAAACGGAGTcgtaaaaacaaaaagaaggctAAAGTAGGAGTGCAAATTGGTCCTCAGTAAGTAATACTGCCCAGTTAATCCTTCGCACTTTATCTCTTATAACCTTTGTATGTGGCGACACTGTCCTCTAagaaatatacatttatgcttGGTATGTTCTTCTTTTGCATGTAATGAACTAAGTAGCTCCATCTGGTGCTTAAAATTTTTATGTTGCCCGAGACTTCTCTGTTGCTCTACTTAATCTACTTCGTTGACAATCAGAAGTTGCTAAGTGTCAGGTTTAAGTTACTTGTTGATCCTTTATTAGATGGGCATATGTCTACTTTTTGCTCCCGTGGAATGTCTTTCATGAGAGAATATATGTTTCGCCTTGAAGCACTGCAGCCTGCTCACATGCATATGGAAGTCTTTTCGTCCCTTTAAAAGAGGAAATGACGAAAAGTTGTTCAATTCAGCATGCTTTTCTTCTATTCATTTTCTCAGGCATGGCGGAGGGTCATAATATTTTTAGAGATCTTTGATAAATACTTATGCAGCGTAAGATTCAAAAGTTCAAGGCCTGTCAATTCACTTAATAGGTTTATAACTTAATGACTGAATCATTTTTCTGTCGCTGAATGTCAGAGTTCCTTCAACAGCTAGTatgaaggaaaagaaatgaaTGGTATTCAATTCTGGACTATTGAAGGCAACCTTATGACTTGAGATATTGAAAagttagaaaatgaaagtgGCAATAGTTGCTTCGAGTGGCTTGTAATCCAGTATTTTGCGGCGCAATGCCCGCATGGATAACTTACTCTCTTTATGTGTTTGATATTCTTAATATATGTGAAGGTATGATGATCCAAATATCTCATGATTGTCTTATTGCATTGGTAGACCTGTTTCTTCAGTTATGCTCGTGGATCTCTGATGGAGTcagatctctttttttttgtcttcaaGTTCATGATAAAGTTTTGTTTGTTTAATCAGCACATTCTTTATGAATACAGGATACCTGTTGCTGTAGGACCTCTGAATCAGATTCCTTCTTGTTAAGTGGCCCAATGAGAGGCTGGCTGTACTTCTATTTAGGTGAGCCAAGATTTAAGGTCTCTCATGGAGTTGGATAATTCATTCATCATGCTCCTCCAATTAACTTTTTCTTGATCTTAACTGCAGGTTTTGTTGATGTATGGCGCCAAAACTAGGCTTTCTCCAGTTCAACATCGCTTGGAAgagcttttttccttttctttacttCGTAGTGATAGATCTACCTTAGTTCTCTTTCATGTTGGGACATGGAACTGTGTCATGTTAGACAAACATAATCTGTAGATTTGATATGTTAAACTGGTTTGCAGGGAAGTGGGGATATCAGTTATCTCTGTGTGTATAGGTCCTTGCATTAAATGGTATGCTTTTATGGATTTTCTGGTTGTGTTTAAATGGTCCAAATGCCTATACTCTCCTCTTATTGTTCCCCTCTTATTCCCAGTTTAAAAACAGCTCGAAATTTTCCTGTGCTGATTTTTACATCCTGTGTTCGTTTCTTTGTAATTTAACCTTTTTACTGGCCCTTTTATGCGTTCCTGCTGCGATCAGAATCTTAAATAGTTAGCTGAGATCATATCAGAAAGGTATCTGATGAACCTGTCCACACACGCTGCGGCATGCACAAGGATGCCATTATATGTTGAACCCGATTGGCAAAActttatcatttttcttattctttGTAGTAATTATTTTTACCTATTTTTGAGAATGTAGTCGAGAAGCGCTCTCCATcttaaaatgtgaaaaaaaagagGCCATATTCAGTCATGATCGATGCATGCATGTGGCTTTGACTATTAAGATGTTTTACACAAATTTCGAGTCCCTCCGAAAACAATCCGGCATATGAAAAGATATTTTCTGAAAGTATGAGAATTTCCCATTTCCTCTATGACCATCTTCATGTTTCTCCTGACCAATGTCTAGAAAAAAAGATGACGTGACCGCTTCTAAAATATCCAATGGGAATTCTTGACCTCAGAATTTGAGGTTCTATTAATGCAACAAGTTCTTAGCTGTTGTTAATAATCAATCACTGATGTATATTGTCCTTGGATAAAAGCGAATGTGGGTGTTGAATGAACATGGGCCTGTGACCTGTGGGATTTTGATATCAGTAACTGTTTGCCTGTCGCGTATGGCTTGTGATTGTGAGTACAAGAAAGAAGGAACAACGAACCTCCTTGAGACAAGGAATTACTCTTACTCCCACGCCAGCTTTGATTATTCTAGTTCCCCATGGGAAAACAAACATTACTCATGTGGTTGGCAATCTTCATCGGGTTTGCAGAAGATATAATACTGTACTTCCTTCCTTGCCGACTGTTAACGATGAGTTAAGCTAAGCAATCCAGAACCATTAATGCTCCATCCGGGTGTTCATGATATTGTTCCAATTAGATCAATCGATCTCATCTATTTATCTCCTTACCAGTAGCCCTTTTGTCCAAC
This window encodes:
- the LOC113702312 gene encoding uncharacterized protein is translated as MSEQLPLPVADPSSQLPPQQPQPILLPLPPANNTLEPAAQSSNSGAERLMYKNRLQEYTQKSSLQLPVYTTINEGVQHAPRFRATVLVDGMYYSPQGNYPTRKSAEQEAAKIALENIQQKMRDDGCPIIREDTTFCKSILNEYAVKMHLEKPAYNTIQPGGLIPVFVSTLVFNGVSYTGDKGRNKKEAEQLAARAIILSILDSADSASATVMSEIIKSKSKLYAAVNKIRDANSIHSAVNSVNAWEDPGVLLSKGKVAQVGKTAASFPSLAESAKTHATHVPFHPFKKPKLETSTEVVAPPIVFVPPVLGQPLHSSTSGVKRSRKNKKKAKVGVQIGPQIPVAVGPLNQIPSC